Proteins encoded in a region of the Aliivibrio fischeri ATCC 7744 = JCM 18803 = DSM 507 genome:
- the emrD gene encoding multidrug efflux MFS transporter EmrD, protein MQKSYSLATFSFLIVILVAVGQMSQTMYVPSIGYMASEFKVSPASLQAVMAVYLIPYGLSQFFYGPISDRVGRRVVILSGLALYIAGTLVALFAHEYALFLAGCFVQGLGIGAAGVMCRTVPRDCYSGDELHKTNSIISMCMMFSPLLAPVLGGYLTEAFGWRSSYLFLALFSIAVMIIMVTSMKETLPLEVRRKDAVWKSYRHVLSEHRFQGYLICLVATFAGVAVFEAAAGVLLGGKLKLPATTVSILFILPIPGYLAGAALSSVIAKHWSEKKSLDVGLVSIVLGAAIVLIPGLMGLTTALTLIGGAVLYFLGAGILFPAATTGALSPFPYHAGTAGALLGGMQNLGAGLATMVASFIPADSQMPVGLIMFLMALLAVYGLRKVHSIPPSSEMPLAV, encoded by the coding sequence ATGCAAAAGTCGTATTCACTTGCGACGTTCAGTTTTTTGATCGTTATTTTAGTTGCTGTTGGTCAAATGAGCCAAACTATGTATGTGCCATCAATTGGTTACATGGCAAGTGAATTCAAGGTTAGCCCTGCATCTTTACAGGCGGTAATGGCTGTATATCTGATCCCTTATGGTCTATCACAATTTTTCTATGGCCCGATCTCTGATCGTGTTGGCCGTCGTGTTGTGATCTTATCTGGCTTGGCATTATATATTGCGGGTACCTTAGTTGCGTTATTTGCTCATGAGTATGCTCTGTTTTTAGCTGGCTGCTTTGTTCAAGGCTTAGGTATTGGTGCTGCTGGTGTAATGTGCCGTACAGTTCCGCGTGATTGCTATTCTGGTGATGAGCTACATAAAACCAATAGTATTATCAGTATGTGCATGATGTTTTCACCACTTTTGGCTCCAGTGTTAGGTGGCTATTTAACTGAAGCATTTGGTTGGCGTTCAAGCTACCTATTTTTAGCTCTGTTCAGTATCGCGGTTATGATCATTATGGTGACTTCAATGAAGGAAACGCTTCCTTTAGAAGTTCGTCGTAAAGATGCGGTATGGAAAAGCTACCGCCATGTACTGTCTGAGCACCGTTTTCAAGGCTATCTAATTTGTCTTGTTGCAACTTTCGCAGGCGTTGCTGTTTTTGAAGCGGCTGCTGGTGTATTACTTGGTGGTAAATTAAAACTGCCAGCAACAACGGTAAGTATTTTGTTTATTCTGCCTATTCCTGGCTACTTAGCGGGGGCGGCGTTATCAAGTGTGATAGCTAAACATTGGTCTGAGAAGAAGTCACTTGATGTTGGTCTAGTTTCAATTGTGTTAGGCGCTGCAATTGTATTAATTCCAGGTTTGATGGGATTAACCACAGCATTAACATTGATCGGTGGTGCGGTGTTGTACTTCTTAGGCGCAGGCATTTTGTTTCCTGCTGCAACGACGGGTGCTTTATCACCATTTCCATATCATGCAGGTACAGCAGGTGCCTTATTAGGTGGTATGCAGAACTTGGGTGCAGGTTTAGCAACAATGGTAGCATCGTTCATTCCGGCTGATAGCCAAATGCCAGTAGGTTTGATCATGTTTTTAATGGCGTTACTTGCGGTATACGGTTTGCGTAAAGTGCATTCAATTCCGCCATCAAGCGAAATGCCATTAGCGGTTTAG